Proteins from a single region of Parambassis ranga chromosome 16, fParRan2.1, whole genome shotgun sequence:
- the cndp1 gene encoding cytosolic non-specific dipeptidase isoform X1 — MSPRLLPSILLVISTVRAFQYTELARYIDSHQEEYVELLRDWVAIESDSSNILKRPELHRMMEMAAQKLRQMGGTVELVDIGEQELPGGQTLALPKVVTGQFGSDPNKHTVCVYGHVDVQPAKLEDGWATEPYNLTEINGNLYGRGASDNKAPVLAWIHAVEAYQALSMELPVNVKFVIEGMEETGSNGLDAMILAQRDSFFSDVDYIIISDCGWLSRRPALTYGTRGNCYFFAEVEGPKQDLHSGVYGGTVIEPMTDLIGILDTLISPNGKILVPGIREAVAPLSDEEWRMYQDIQFDMENYKNKIGVTQLMYTNKVDLLAHMWRYPTVSIHGIEGAFSDPGTKTVIPAKVTAKFSIRQVPDMDPAMVKKQVTDYLHSVFAKRKSPNKLKVTMVIGAKPWLADTQHPLYEAGKAAVKRVFDTDPDLIREGGTIPIARTFQDVTGKSIIMMPIGGFDDGLHSQNEKMSRYNYIEGTKLFIAYLNEVSQIQKTSV; from the exons ATGAGTCCTCGACTTCTGCCCTCCATCCTGCTGGTCATTTCTACTGTCCGTGCTTTCCAGTACACAGAGCTGGCACGATATATTGACAGCCACCAGGAAGAATATGTAGAG CTTCTAAGGGACTGGGTGGCGATTGAAAGCGACTCCAGCAACATCCTAAAGAGACCTGAGCTGCACCGCATGATGGAGATGGCGGCTCAGAAGCTGAGGCAGATGGGAGGGACTGTGGAGCTGGTGGACATTGGAGAACAAGAA cttcCTGGTGGGCAGACGCTGGCGTTGCCCAAAGTAGTGACAGGTCAGTTTGGCAGTGATCCCAACAAGCACACGGTGTGTGTCTACGGCCACGTGGACGTCCAACCGGCGAAGCTAGAGGACGGCTGGGCAACAGAGCCGTACAATCTGACCGAGATCAATG GTAATCTCTATGGAAGAGGAGCATCTGACAACAAGGCCCCAGTTTTAGCCTGGATCCATGCTGTGGAGGCCTACCAAGCCCTCAGTATG GAGCTGCCGGTGAATGTGAAGTTTGTCATCGAAGGCATGGAGGAGACAGGCTCCAACGGCCTGGACGCCATGATCCTGGCCCAGAGAGACAGCTTCTTCTCAGACGTGGATTACATCATCATCTCAGACTGCGGCTGGCTCAGCAGAAGGCCCGCCCTGACCTACGGCACCAGAGGCAACTGCTACTTCTTTGCCGAG gtcgAAGGACCAAAGCAGGACTTACATTCTGGTGTTTATGGAGGCACCGTGATCGAACCCATGACCGACCTCATCGGCATTCTTG ACACATTGATAAGCCCCAATGGAAAGATCCTGGTTCCTGGGATCAGGGAGGCCGTGGCTCCCCTCTCTGACGAGGAGTGGAGAATgtaccaggacatccagtttgACATGGAGAACTACAAGAACAAGATCGGTGTGACTCAGCTCATGTACACCAACAAG GTGGACCTGTTGGCTCACATGTGGCGCTACCCCACCGTCTCCATCCACGGCATCGAGGGGGCCTTCTCTGACCCTGGCACCAAGACCGTCATCCCCGCTAAAGTCACTGCTAAGTTCTCAATCAGACAAGTCCCCGACATGGACCCTGCTATGGTCAAGAAGCAG GTAACAGACTACCTTCACTCAGTGTTTGCTAAGAGGAAGAGTCCCAACAAGCTGaaggttaccatggtgattgGGGCCAAACCTTGGTTGGCCGACACTCAGCATCCTCTCTACGAGGCGGGGAAGGCAGCTGTGAAGAgag TCTTCGACACAGATCCTGATCTGATCCGTGAGGGTGGAACCATCCCCATTGCCAGAACCTTCCAGGATGTGACGGGGAAAAGCATTATCATGATGCCCATCGGAGGGTTTGATGACGGCCTGCACTCCCAGAACGAGAAAATGAGCAG gTACAATTATATTGAAGGAACCAAGTTATTCATCGCCTACCTGAACGAAGTGTCCCAGATTCAGAAGACGAGTGTGTGA
- the cndp1 gene encoding cytosolic non-specific dipeptidase isoform X2: MTLNFAASSASASASSSSSCEFPLARYIDSHQEEYVELLRDWVAIESDSSNILKRPELHRMMEMAAQKLRQMGGTVELVDIGEQELPGGQTLALPKVVTGQFGSDPNKHTVCVYGHVDVQPAKLEDGWATEPYNLTEINGNLYGRGASDNKAPVLAWIHAVEAYQALSMELPVNVKFVIEGMEETGSNGLDAMILAQRDSFFSDVDYIIISDCGWLSRRPALTYGTRGNCYFFAEVEGPKQDLHSGVYGGTVIEPMTDLIGILDTLISPNGKILVPGIREAVAPLSDEEWRMYQDIQFDMENYKNKIGVTQLMYTNKVDLLAHMWRYPTVSIHGIEGAFSDPGTKTVIPAKVTAKFSIRQVPDMDPAMVKKQVTDYLHSVFAKRKSPNKLKVTMVIGAKPWLADTQHPLYEAGKAAVKRVFDTDPDLIREGGTIPIARTFQDVTGKSIIMMPIGGFDDGLHSQNEKMSRYNYIEGTKLFIAYLNEVSQIQKTSV, encoded by the exons ATGACTTTGAACtttgctgcttcttctgcttctgcttctgcttcttcttcttcttcttgtgaatTTCCG CTGGCACGATATATTGACAGCCACCAGGAAGAATATGTAGAG CTTCTAAGGGACTGGGTGGCGATTGAAAGCGACTCCAGCAACATCCTAAAGAGACCTGAGCTGCACCGCATGATGGAGATGGCGGCTCAGAAGCTGAGGCAGATGGGAGGGACTGTGGAGCTGGTGGACATTGGAGAACAAGAA cttcCTGGTGGGCAGACGCTGGCGTTGCCCAAAGTAGTGACAGGTCAGTTTGGCAGTGATCCCAACAAGCACACGGTGTGTGTCTACGGCCACGTGGACGTCCAACCGGCGAAGCTAGAGGACGGCTGGGCAACAGAGCCGTACAATCTGACCGAGATCAATG GTAATCTCTATGGAAGAGGAGCATCTGACAACAAGGCCCCAGTTTTAGCCTGGATCCATGCTGTGGAGGCCTACCAAGCCCTCAGTATG GAGCTGCCGGTGAATGTGAAGTTTGTCATCGAAGGCATGGAGGAGACAGGCTCCAACGGCCTGGACGCCATGATCCTGGCCCAGAGAGACAGCTTCTTCTCAGACGTGGATTACATCATCATCTCAGACTGCGGCTGGCTCAGCAGAAGGCCCGCCCTGACCTACGGCACCAGAGGCAACTGCTACTTCTTTGCCGAG gtcgAAGGACCAAAGCAGGACTTACATTCTGGTGTTTATGGAGGCACCGTGATCGAACCCATGACCGACCTCATCGGCATTCTTG ACACATTGATAAGCCCCAATGGAAAGATCCTGGTTCCTGGGATCAGGGAGGCCGTGGCTCCCCTCTCTGACGAGGAGTGGAGAATgtaccaggacatccagtttgACATGGAGAACTACAAGAACAAGATCGGTGTGACTCAGCTCATGTACACCAACAAG GTGGACCTGTTGGCTCACATGTGGCGCTACCCCACCGTCTCCATCCACGGCATCGAGGGGGCCTTCTCTGACCCTGGCACCAAGACCGTCATCCCCGCTAAAGTCACTGCTAAGTTCTCAATCAGACAAGTCCCCGACATGGACCCTGCTATGGTCAAGAAGCAG GTAACAGACTACCTTCACTCAGTGTTTGCTAAGAGGAAGAGTCCCAACAAGCTGaaggttaccatggtgattgGGGCCAAACCTTGGTTGGCCGACACTCAGCATCCTCTCTACGAGGCGGGGAAGGCAGCTGTGAAGAgag TCTTCGACACAGATCCTGATCTGATCCGTGAGGGTGGAACCATCCCCATTGCCAGAACCTTCCAGGATGTGACGGGGAAAAGCATTATCATGATGCCCATCGGAGGGTTTGATGACGGCCTGCACTCCCAGAACGAGAAAATGAGCAG gTACAATTATATTGAAGGAACCAAGTTATTCATCGCCTACCTGAACGAAGTGTCCCAGATTCAGAAGACGAGTGTGTGA